The Oncorhynchus nerka isolate Pitt River linkage group LG24, Oner_Uvic_2.0, whole genome shotgun sequence genome has a window encoding:
- the LOC115108271 gene encoding transmembrane protein 161A-like, giving the protein MALIGVQLVVSLLAASIMQRMAPHCSFARWLLCNGSLFRFKHPSEGELCALAGKQMPSKPSKRDRRQNGDSKPLTVPKDIDLHLEKAPVGVLDALVLRFFLEYQWLIDFAVYAMGIYLFTEGYFCVVDPAKEVHIGAIWCVLTVLCCLKTLHSLMGHYFRSDEGGERSVCLAFGFLSLLVAMLVLVVREDYLEFGLEPGFNSLFDNLEVFAKHQGFAEWSVPVTKLTVKLGLAAICAFIGALLAFPGLRLAQTHLDAVQMNSDRPFIQMLLHMSFLAPVVVIVLWIKPIARDFLGNAPMGKTSVTLMSSAVFDSVRLWTVVVLCCLRLALTRYHMQAYLNLSQKWVDQMKKEAGRIAAIDIQRKVTRVFCYLTIVTLQYMVPVLLILFSTLALKALGDFSWSGAEQAPGVTPALVMPTVSPVLPGLEEDEEGVEDMEEDIQATVARLTEGFSALRSVLTPLFFRGLFAFLTWWVAACQVISSLFGIYFHQYLMQN; this is encoded by the exons ATG GCGCTGATTGGAGTGCAGCTGGTGGTCAGCTTGCTGGCTGCTAGCATCATGCAGAGAATGGCTCCACACTGTTCATTTGCCCGCTGGCTCCTGTGCAATGGCAG TCTTTTCCGGTTCAAACACCCCTCTGAGGGAGAGCTGTGTGCCCTAGCTGGAAAACAGATGCCCAGCAAGCCCAGcaagagagacag GAGACAGAACGGGGACAGCAAACCTCTCACAGTTCCCAAGGACATTGACCTTCACTTAGAAAAAGCTCCAGTCGGCGTCCTTGATGCCCTTG TACTGCGATTCTTCCTGGAGTACCAGTGGTTGATTGACTTTGCAGTGTATGCGATGGGCATCTACCTTTTCACTGAGGGCTACTTCTGTGTAGTTGACCCTGCCAAGGAGGTCCACATTGGGGCCATCTGGTGTGTGCTGAccgttctctgctgcct GAAAACCCTCCACTCCCTGATGGGCCACTACTTCAGGTCTGACGAGGGAGGCGAGCGCTCGGTGTGCCTGGCCTTTGGCTTCCTGTCTCTGCTGGTGGCCATGCTGGTGCTGGTGGTCAGAGAGGACTACCTGGAGTTTGGCCTGGAGCCTG GTTTTAACAGTCTTTTTGACAACCTTGAGGTTTTCGCAAAACATCAAGGCTTTGCTGAGTGGTC AGTCCCTGTGACCAAGCTGACTGTGAAGTTGGGTCTGGCTGCCATCTGTGCTTTTATTGGTGCTTTGCTGGCCTTCCCTGGCCTCCGCCTAGCCCAGACCCACCTGGACGCAGTTCAGATGAACTCAGACCGCCCATTCATCCA AATGTTGTTGCACATGAGCTTCCTGGCCCCAGTGGTGGTGATCGTGTTGTGGATCAAACCCATTGCTAGGGATTTCCTGGGGAACGCTCCAATGGGGAAGACCTCAGTCACCCt TATGTCAAGTGCGGTGTTTGACAGTGTTCGTCTGTGGACAGTGGTGGTTCTGTGCTGTCTGAGGCTGGCCCTCACCCGCTACCACATGCAAGCCTACCTCAACCTATCCCAGAAGTGGGTGGACCAGATGAAGAAGGAGGCGGGGCGCATTGCCGCCATCGACATCCAGAGGAAG GTGACCCGTGTGTTCTGCTACCTGACCATAGTCACCCTGCAGTACATGGTCCCTGTTCTACTCATCCTCTTCTCTACTCTGGCTCTGAAGGCCCTTG GTGACTTCTCATGGAGTGGCGCAGAGCAGGCTCCGGGGGTGACCCCTGCCCTGGTAATGCCCACGGTCTCTCCCGTCCTGCCAGGGCTGGAGGAGGACGAAGAGGGGGTGGAGGACATGGAGGAGGACATCCAGGCCACGGTGGCCCGTCTAACCGAGGGCTTCTCGGCCCTGCGCTCCGTCCTCACCCCCCTCTTCTTCAGAGGCCTCTTTGCCTTCCTCACCTGGTGGGTGGCCGCCTGCCAAGTCATCAGCAGCCTGTTTGGCATTTACTTCCACCAGTACCTCATGCAGAACTGA